From a region of the Chitinophaga caseinilytica genome:
- a CDS encoding MFS transporter, with the protein MKSFYAILVNSIVAGITNTFVWFAVTFWVYLETRSVLTTSWMAGIYIGTVAVSGFYLGSLVDHYRKKNVMMLSSIASLVFFGLAGMVYALSPAEAFRHAGSPLLWVFIVLSLMGALAGNLRYITLPTVVTILVPEDMRDRANGMVGTANGTAFLVASVFSGLAIGLLGIFWTMALAVIGTLLCILHLMFVHMDETLHHEAHNEKPRLDVKGTIRIVQQIPGLFGLIFFNTFNNFLGGVFMALMDPYGLSLVSVEVWGVLWGVLSLGFIVGGIAVSRMGLGKQPIRTLFTCNIIMWTICIFFALQASIVLLAVGMFVYLSLIPVVEAAEQTIIQKVIPLERQGRVFGFAQSIEQAASPLTAIMIGPIAHFVFIPFMTTGEGARILGPWFGTGLDRGIALLFTMTGLLGLAVTLFAKRTRAYSHLLNIASNLKP; encoded by the coding sequence ATGAAATCGTTCTACGCTATACTCGTCAATTCCATCGTTGCCGGGATCACCAATACGTTCGTCTGGTTCGCCGTCACGTTTTGGGTGTATCTCGAAACCCGTTCTGTGCTCACCACTTCCTGGATGGCCGGTATTTACATCGGCACCGTGGCGGTTTCGGGGTTTTACCTTGGATCGCTGGTAGACCATTACCGGAAGAAAAACGTCATGATGCTGTCGAGCATCGCATCACTGGTCTTTTTCGGGTTGGCGGGGATGGTGTATGCGCTGTCGCCCGCGGAAGCGTTCAGGCATGCGGGGAGCCCTTTGCTGTGGGTGTTCATCGTGCTGTCGCTCATGGGCGCGCTGGCGGGCAATCTCCGGTATATCACGCTTCCTACGGTGGTGACGATCCTGGTGCCGGAAGACATGCGCGACCGGGCGAACGGGATGGTGGGAACGGCCAACGGCACTGCGTTCCTGGTGGCGTCGGTCTTTAGCGGACTGGCGATCGGGCTGTTGGGGATTTTCTGGACGATGGCGCTGGCGGTGATCGGCACATTGCTTTGCATTCTGCACCTCATGTTCGTGCATATGGACGAAACCCTCCATCACGAGGCCCACAACGAAAAGCCGCGGCTCGATGTGAAAGGGACCATCCGGATCGTTCAACAAATCCCCGGGCTGTTCGGGCTCATTTTCTTCAATACGTTCAACAACTTCCTGGGCGGGGTTTTCATGGCTTTGATGGACCCGTACGGACTGTCGCTCGTATCCGTTGAAGTCTGGGGCGTGCTCTGGGGCGTGCTGAGCCTGGGGTTCATCGTTGGCGGGATTGCGGTTTCCAGGATGGGATTGGGGAAGCAGCCCATCCGCACGCTGTTTACCTGCAATATCATTATGTGGACGATCTGCATATTTTTCGCGCTGCAGGCTTCCATCGTGTTGCTGGCGGTGGGAATGTTTGTTTATCTCAGCCTCATTCCCGTGGTGGAAGCAGCGGAGCAGACCATCATCCAGAAAGTGATACCGCTGGAACGGCAGGGGCGCGTGTTCGGGTTTGCGCAAAGCATCGAGCAGGCCGCGTCTCCGCTGACGGCCATCATGATCGGGCCCATCGCGCATTTCGTTTTCATCCCGTTCATGACCACCGGCGAAGGCGCCCGGATCCTCGGGCCGTGGTTCGGTACGGGGCTGGACAGGGGGATCGCGCTGCTGTTTACCATGACGGGGCTGCTGGGGCTGGCCGTCACGCTTTTCGCGAAGCGGACGCGGGCATATTCCCATCTGCTGAACATCGCATCAAATCTGAAACCATGA
- a CDS encoding DinB family protein: MNTQDVAQAGKVAAWLLLYDGHTPMFNNVLEGISEADARKRLDTPANHPIWLAGSLVQERFEMANALGLKEQQQAHLLFDNHKGIQADAEYPSLDTLRADWARITPILRDAFSKASAEKLHGPNPWPMPEMEQISLLDMLLYCIDRESYCIGQLGLWRRLLNYPPMRYS, translated from the coding sequence ATGAATACACAAGACGTTGCACAGGCAGGAAAGGTAGCCGCATGGCTCCTCCTTTACGACGGGCATACGCCCATGTTCAACAATGTGCTGGAAGGCATTTCGGAAGCGGATGCCCGCAAGCGGCTGGATACGCCGGCCAATCACCCCATCTGGCTCGCGGGGAGCCTGGTGCAGGAACGGTTCGAAATGGCGAATGCATTGGGGTTGAAAGAGCAGCAGCAGGCACATTTGTTGTTCGACAATCATAAAGGCATCCAGGCGGATGCGGAATATCCATCGCTGGATACGCTGCGCGCAGATTGGGCGCGCATCACGCCCATACTGCGGGACGCGTTCAGTAAAGCATCTGCTGAAAAGCTCCATGGGCCTAATCCCTGGCCGATGCCGGAAATGGAACAGATCAGTTTGCTGGATATGTTGCTATATTGCATAGACCGCGAATCCTATTGCATCGGCCAACTGGGCCTGTGGCGGCGGTTGCTCAACTATCCGCCCATGCGTTACTCATAA
- a CDS encoding dihydrofolate reductase family protein, translating to MRKLFVSNLVSLDGYIAGPNREIDWHNVDGEYEAYGVQMMNACGAILFGRITYDLMAGYWPTATDNNPEVTRQMNVLEKYVFSNTLRSADWQNAQVVKEPMGPFVQRLKEEEGADIVILGSGTIVSQLTELRLIDEYRIFTVPVLLGGGVPAFPPSFKRAGLELVSSREFSEGNVLNTYWVK from the coding sequence ATGCGTAAACTTTTCGTTTCCAATCTCGTATCGCTCGACGGCTATATCGCCGGGCCCAACCGCGAGATCGACTGGCACAATGTAGACGGCGAATACGAAGCCTATGGGGTACAGATGATGAATGCCTGCGGCGCCATCCTTTTCGGGCGCATCACTTACGACCTGATGGCTGGTTACTGGCCCACGGCTACCGACAATAACCCGGAGGTGACGCGGCAGATGAACGTGCTGGAGAAATACGTGTTCTCGAACACGCTGCGATCGGCAGACTGGCAAAACGCGCAGGTGGTGAAGGAGCCGATGGGGCCGTTCGTGCAGCGGCTGAAGGAGGAAGAAGGGGCAGACATCGTCATTTTGGGGAGTGGAACGATCGTGTCGCAGCTGACGGAGCTCCGGTTGATCGACGAATACCGGATTTTTACGGTGCCGGTGCTCCTGGGCGGGGGGGTCCCTGCTTTTCCGCCGTCGTTCAAGCGGGCGGGTCTGGAGCTGGTGTCGTCCCGGGAATTCAGTGAAGGGAACGTGTTGAATACGTATTGGGTGAAGTAG